The Achromobacter pestifer genome includes a region encoding these proteins:
- a CDS encoding DUF1854 domain-containing protein — MTLPSFQLRRNAFGRLEFQSADGQNHEGVLPVRAFPISEPGRGLSLVTADGRELVWIEHLSDVPAPQRALIEEELASREFMPEIRKLASVSTFATPSTWQVDTDRGPTSFTLRGEEDIRRLSPQTLLIADSHGIFYLVRDIQSLDKHSRKLLDRFL, encoded by the coding sequence ATGACCTTGCCGTCTTTTCAGCTGCGCCGCAATGCCTTCGGGCGCCTGGAGTTCCAGTCCGCCGATGGCCAGAACCACGAGGGCGTGCTGCCCGTGCGGGCCTTTCCCATCAGCGAACCGGGCCGCGGCCTGTCGCTCGTGACGGCGGACGGGCGCGAACTGGTCTGGATCGAACACCTGTCCGATGTGCCGGCCCCGCAGCGCGCGCTGATCGAGGAAGAGTTGGCGAGCCGGGAATTCATGCCCGAGATCCGCAAGCTGGCCAGCGTCTCCACCTTCGCGACGCCGAGCACCTGGCAAGTCGATACCGATCGCGGTCCCACCTCGTTCACGCTGCGCGGCGAAGAGGACATCCGCCGCCTGAGTCCGCAGACCCTGCTGATCGCCGACAGCCACGGCATCTTTTATCTGGTGCGCGACATCCAGTCGCTGGACAAGCACAGCCGCAAGCTGCTGGACCGCTTCCTGTAG
- a CDS encoding GNAT family N-acetyltransferase, with protein MDSLRLTIETDLSRIDAQQWDALAGDQPFLRHAFLRALHDTGCAAPQTGWAPHYLALWRDGALAAAAPLYLKSHSRGEYVFDYAWADAFQRHGLRYYPKLLSAIPFTPVTGPRLLAGNDEDRATLVRGLIAFAEELKVSSLHLLFPSDTDMRVLRDAGFMIRESVQFHWTNPGYADFDAFLATMSHDKRKKIRQDRKKVAAAGLSYRWLRGAEIGAAELDFFYECYCRTYFSHGNPPYLSHEFFRRAYREQAEAFVLILAERDGLPVAAALNLAGGDALYGRYWGAAEYVPGLHFETCYMQSIAYCIAHGIARFEGGAQGEHKMARGLLPTPTWSAHWVAHPGFADAIQNFLDEETAAVTDYLGELETHSPFKRPQEG; from the coding sequence ATGGATTCCCTGCGCCTGACCATAGAAACCGACCTGTCCCGCATCGACGCCCAGCAATGGGACGCGCTGGCGGGCGATCAGCCCTTCCTGCGCCATGCGTTCCTACGCGCGCTGCACGACACCGGCTGCGCCGCGCCCCAGACCGGATGGGCGCCGCATTACCTGGCGCTGTGGCGCGACGGCGCGCTGGCCGCCGCCGCCCCGCTTTATCTGAAATCGCATTCGCGCGGCGAGTATGTGTTCGACTACGCCTGGGCGGACGCCTTCCAGCGCCATGGGCTGCGCTACTACCCCAAGCTGCTGTCGGCCATTCCATTCACTCCGGTGACAGGGCCCAGACTGCTGGCAGGCAACGATGAGGACCGCGCCACGCTGGTGCGCGGGCTGATCGCCTTCGCCGAAGAACTCAAGGTTTCGTCGCTGCATCTGCTGTTCCCTTCGGACACCGATATGCGCGTGCTGCGCGACGCCGGCTTCATGATCCGCGAAAGCGTGCAATTCCACTGGACCAATCCGGGCTATGCGGACTTCGACGCCTTTCTGGCCACGATGAGCCACGACAAGCGCAAGAAGATCCGCCAGGACCGCAAGAAGGTCGCCGCCGCCGGGCTGTCGTACCGCTGGTTGCGCGGCGCGGAGATCGGCGCGGCCGAACTGGACTTCTTCTACGAATGCTATTGCCGCACCTATTTCAGCCACGGCAATCCGCCCTACCTGAGCCACGAATTCTTCCGGCGCGCGTACCGCGAACAGGCCGAGGCCTTCGTGCTGATCCTAGCAGAGCGCGACGGCCTGCCGGTGGCGGCCGCGCTCAATCTGGCGGGCGGCGACGCGCTGTATGGGCGCTACTGGGGCGCGGCCGAATACGTGCCGGGGCTGCACTTCGAGACCTGCTACATGCAGTCCATCGCCTACTGCATCGCCCACGGCATCGCGCGCTTCGAGGGCGGCGCGCAAGGCGAACACAAGATGGCGCGCGGGCTGCTGCCCACGCCCACCTGGTCGGCCCACTGGGTCGCGCACCCCGGCTTCGCGGACGCGATCCAGAACTTCCTGGATGAGGAAACAGCAGCGGTGACGGACTACCTGGGAGAGCTGGAAACGCACTCCCCGTTCAAGCGGCCGCAGGAAGGCTGA